A segment of the Mangrovimonas sp. YM274 genome:
TGGTAATTGATGCCATTGGCTGTGTATTTTACGGTAGATACGGCATTTGAGATGTCTAAATCTCTGTAATAATCGGTAATATTTGTGCTGTCAGGTATGGTTATTTGCAAATTGCCCACTGGCTGATAGCACATGCCATAGTTGTTATTCTTACTTGCTCGACGCGGTAAATAGGTATTTGCCAAATTTTGAGCCTCCTCATATTTGCCTTCAAAAATGAGCTGACGAATTCTGGGTAAGTGTTCCTTAATCTCTGGGAGTATATTGTTTCCGGGCCCCCCGGCCCAAACAGTTTCTTCATTAAACTGAATGACCTCTTGGTTGGTTTTGCCATAAACCATGGCGCCAATTCTTCCGTTCCCAATAGGTAAAGCTTCCTCCCAAAGTTTTGCTGGTTTATCGTACCAAAGTTTAAGATGTTTTTCGGGAGTTGTTGTTTCCGAAGGCTTATCCGCGGAACAGTTTGAAAAAGAAATAGCAAGAAAGCCTACTGAAAGTAATTTGATTATAGTGTTCAATTTTGTCTTAATCATCAAGTTTGGTTTTTCTGGTTGATTAAAGACCAATTAGGTTCATCCAATCGTTCTTAATTTATGTGAAAATACTGAACTTTTTTATCTTAAATTAAGAATGAATTCAAAAGGTGTTTCGACACTCTATGTAATAAAGGGTAACTGGTGAACAGTGAGTGTATTGCGGCTATTTTTTTTCAATAAGCAATCTGGACAGGGCTTCTGGATACCCACGTTGAATGGCCAATTCACCTGCGAAAACATCAATCTCTTTTTTGGAGATGCTGTTCAATAATTGGTTTTGTTCAGGCTTAGTTTTAATAGGAGGGATTATGGATTCCTCTTGAATTTTATGGATGATTTGATTAGCAACTGTTAAGGCAGAAGAGGCTTTGATAATTTCGCTTCTGGCATAAGACTTACTAGGGAAGCTAACTTCTCCAACCCTTAAGCTTGGGTCATCTCCAGAAATTTGCTGGGCCCCATACAGAGGTGGACCGCCAAGAGTTGCAGATTCAAAAGCAGGTACAAATTTTGCTACAAAGTCTATCGCTTTTTTAGTTCTGTCTTTAATTTCATTGTCGTTCCAACCGCGATTTAATTTTTCCTTAATATCATCACTGAATTCAGGTTGGGCACCATTATTTTTTGATTGTACCAATCCATTTTCGAACAAAGTAATGTCTTTGGTCATACCATGAATTTGATAGTAGTTGTCACAATAAGGGGTAAGTTGTGCCATTCCATGAGGGGTGCCGCGTTCTCCATGAAAAATGAGTTCAGGAATTAATCCGGGAATAGCTTGCCATTTAGAAACATAAGCCGCTTTAAATTCAATATGGCGTTTACTGTTTAATCGTAGAGATTCATCAAATTTTCCAGTATTAAAACCACTAGAATTAACCAGATATTTGACTTTATAAACGACATCTTGAGTGTGTATTTCCCAGTTATGATCTAACTTTTGATTACGGACGTCTCTAATCTTAGTGACAGAGGTATTTGTCTTAAGATTGCACTTGTCAGATTTCGTCAAAGCTAATTGCGCTTGGGCAGCCAGCCTAAAAAGATTCCATCCATATTCTTGAACCAGGACCACAGGTGTTTTTAATTTTTTATAATCAATAAACCTAATGGCATTGGTCATCCACTCATCTGGAGTGTTTGGATGCTCTATTGTTGGTTTGTTGGATAAGGCTGTTAAATCTTCATAATTATATACCTTATAATAGTCCTTAGGAGTACCAAGAATTTCATTTTCAGGGTCTTTTTCTATTAATGCTTCGTAATACGTCACGAGCATGTCCAGACGTTCCAAAATGTTCTTTATGTCTTGCTGTTCTGATTTAGGAATACTAATAAATGTTGGTCTTTCATCAATAGATTGCGGAAATAATCGCGCCATCTCTATCGACTGCTTCATGAGAATTTTGCATTGTTCATCAGAGATTTCAGGATATAGATTTCCTCCGGCATGTAAATGACAAAATGGAGGGCCGTTAACTACGCTGCTTTCTTGTTCGAACACTACACTGTCTATGCCATGGTTGGCTAATTCCAATGCTGTAACTACGCCTGAAATTCCACCTCCAATAATCCCAACATTGTAAATTTTACTCATGCTAAAACAGGTTTTGTAGCTCAGAGAAATCATCGAGCACTAAAGTAGGGTTGTTATCTGCAATATTTTCGTTGTAGTTATAGCCGTAAGTTAGACCAATACTTTCCATGTTGGCATTATGAGCGGCTAGGATATCATTTTTGGAATC
Coding sequences within it:
- a CDS encoding FAD-dependent oxidoreductase, translating into MSKIYNVGIIGGGISGVVTALELANHGIDSVVFEQESSVVNGPPFCHLHAGGNLYPEISDEQCKILMKQSIEMARLFPQSIDERPTFISIPKSEQQDIKNILERLDMLVTYYEALIEKDPENEILGTPKDYYKVYNYEDLTALSNKPTIEHPNTPDEWMTNAIRFIDYKKLKTPVVLVQEYGWNLFRLAAQAQLALTKSDKCNLKTNTSVTKIRDVRNQKLDHNWEIHTQDVVYKVKYLVNSSGFNTGKFDESLRLNSKRHIEFKAAYVSKWQAIPGLIPELIFHGERGTPHGMAQLTPYCDNYYQIHGMTKDITLFENGLVQSKNNGAQPEFSDDIKEKLNRGWNDNEIKDRTKKAIDFVAKFVPAFESATLGGPPLYGAQQISGDDPSLRVGEVSFPSKSYARSEIIKASSALTVANQIIHKIQEESIIPPIKTKPEQNQLLNSISKKEIDVFAGELAIQRGYPEALSRLLIEKK